The following are encoded together in the Montipora foliosa isolate CH-2021 chromosome 12, ASM3666993v2, whole genome shotgun sequence genome:
- the LOC137980730 gene encoding uncharacterized protein, with translation MAAEVKLEPDLPQEVTESRETFHEALGKIEDVFKPLLETSVDELKEKLLTYEFDRKLKPDNAVGLPEIHGFCDGGEKAYEAVVFLRWKLANSNYFCVPLMVKAFVAPVKKKSIPRLELMACLTLSRLYSTCKEALEFAELSDAKTVFWMDSQTVLAWIKTPPKRFKPFVSVRIAEIQETLDTQAFKYIRSNVNPADVLTRGVPPEEVKTWMEGPPFLQRPEEEWPTFKENSKSVDEESFKEIKSNKEKTTKWEELTQRTVSSEESTNIRQPTDNPILQHLMKTCSTFTKARKTLAYVLRFIKNERKKENNTSPTSPEELRESELQMFKWCQETININTVDQKLMSKRDEQGLLRAYGRLENIRSLPNEMRNPIILPKGLQMVDLLLKHFHAKRAHCGFKSLIYESRKRFWTVGVRKMAKQVTSKCVTCKKLRRKPTGQLMGQLPKLRVAAGFPAVSSTALDMFGPFQVKVGRKTLKEAHVIIFTCMTTRAIHLELVTDKSTDTFLMALRRSASLIGHSINCWSDGGTSFVGAQQYVREVMQGWDIPRIQSVLSNEFSCP, from the coding sequence CTTCTCACATACGAGTTCGACAGAAAGTTGAAGCCTGATAACGCAGTGGGTTTACCTGAAATCCATGGGTTTTGCGACGGAGGAGAGAAGGCGTACGAAGCCGTCGTGTTCCTCAGATGGAAGCTTGCGAACAGCAATTACTTCTGTGTCCCGCTCATGGTGAAGGCGTTCGTTGCACCTGTAAAGAAGAAATCCATTCCGCGATTGGAATTAATGGCATGTCTTACGCTCTCCAGATTGTACAGCACTTGCAAAGAAGCACTAGAATTTGCCGAGTTGTCTGACGCCAAGACAGTATTTTGGATGGATTCACAAACCGTATTAGCCTGGATTAAAACGCCCCCCAAAAGATTCAAGCCGTTTGTCTCGGTGAGAATTGCTGAGATTCAGGAAACTCTTGACACTCAAGCATTCAAGTACATCAGATCTAATGTTAACCCAGCAGACGTCTTGACGAGAGGAGTACCACCAGAGGAGGTAAAAACTTGGATGGAAGGTCCTCCATTTCTGCAGCGCCCCGAAGAAGAGTGGCCTACgttcaaagaaaattcaaagagtgtCGACGAAGAATCGTTCAAAGAAATCAAGTCCAACAAGGAGAAAACGACCAAGTGGGAAGAACTAACCCAACGTACAGTTTCTTCAGAAGAATCAACGAACATCAGACAACCGACTGATAACCCTATCCTGCAACATTTAATGAAGACCTGCTCAACGTTCACTAAAGCTAGAAAGACCCTGGCCTATGTCCTGAGATTCATtaagaatgaaagaaagaaagaaaacaacacgaGCCCAACTTCACCAGAAGAATTGAGAGAATCCGAACTACAGATGTTCAAATGGTGTCAAGAGACAATCAACATAAACACTGTAGACCAAAAGCTAATGTCAAAACGAGATGAACAAGGATTGTTACGCGCATATGGAAGACTAGAAAACATCAGGTCATTGCCAAATGAGATGCGAAATCCTATCATTTTACCAAAAGGGCTCCAAATGGTAGATCTACTCCTTAAACATTTCCATGCAAAACGAGCACATTGTGGATTCAAAAGCCTCATTTATGAATCGAGGAAACGCTTCTGGACCGTGGGAGTCCGTAAAATGGCCAAGCAAGTGACCAGTAAATGTGTTACGTGTAAGAAGCTAAGACGAAAGCCCACGGGACAATTGATGGGTCAACTCCCCAAACTACGAGTCGCAGCAGGATTTCCTGCAGTCAGCAGCACAGCGTTAGACATGTTCGGACCATTCCAAGTTAAAGTCGGACGTAAGACTCTAAAGGAAGCACACGTGATAATATTTACTTGCATGACAACTAGAGCAATCCATTTAGAACTTGTAACCGACAAGAGTACCGACACATTTCTCATGGCACTTCGTCGATCTGCGTCGCTCATAGGCCACTCTATTAACTGTTGGTCAGATGGCGGAACGAGCTTTGTTGGAGCACAACAATACGTAAGGGAAGTAATGCAAGGTTGGGATATCCCCAGAATTCAGAGTGTCTTGTCAAATGAATTTTCATGCCCTTGA